A window from uncultured Desulfobacter sp. encodes these proteins:
- a CDS encoding penicillin-binding transpeptidase domain-containing protein gives MDSIKTEQSWREFQESYNRQKKKLSMADRIRKIAVLLCLGAVVCALIWVGAYAVYKAGHQLFAPKPDLVAREPAAPPESLLKRSEVKALVQNIDILNADTDRFFADGPSWTYTIHTQLDTRLQNDVIGTLNHLKTLDKGKPELIAIIAMDGSTGFIKAMAGFDPSKPDTNPCTSANYPAASLFKIVTASAAVENLNYTANTPLYFNGGKYTLYKQQLTNNNTRYTTRVTLESAFAESINPVFGKLGQLALGQNVLDNFAEKYGFNQSPDTDFKFSVPHFSTTDSDYHMAELGCGFNRDTLISPVFAVTMVSAIVNKGQCLVPRLVDRITNSDEDEIYKSTKEIYKTPISAKTAATMKRLMKKTVSSGTARKLFRGYSRDNVLSHLLIGGKTGSLSNRTHTIKYDWFTGFGQHKTTKKTLIVAVVVGHGKYIGTRACTHAKNMLRTYFSTPETNRS, from the coding sequence TTGGATTCCATAAAAACAGAACAGTCCTGGCGAGAATTTCAGGAAAGCTATAACCGGCAAAAAAAGAAACTGTCCATGGCGGACCGCATACGCAAAATTGCAGTTTTACTCTGCCTTGGGGCGGTTGTCTGCGCATTGATCTGGGTTGGGGCGTACGCCGTCTACAAGGCGGGTCACCAATTGTTCGCCCCAAAACCGGATCTGGTGGCCAGAGAACCTGCCGCCCCACCCGAGAGCCTCCTCAAACGATCGGAAGTCAAAGCCCTGGTCCAGAATATTGATATTCTAAATGCTGACACGGACCGATTCTTTGCGGACGGGCCGTCCTGGACATACACCATCCACACCCAACTGGACACCCGCCTACAGAATGACGTGATCGGGACGCTGAACCATTTGAAGACCCTGGACAAGGGAAAACCGGAACTCATCGCAATAATAGCCATGGATGGCAGCACAGGATTCATAAAAGCCATGGCCGGATTTGATCCGAGCAAGCCGGACACCAACCCATGCACATCAGCCAATTATCCTGCTGCCAGTCTTTTTAAAATCGTCACCGCATCCGCTGCCGTGGAAAATTTAAACTACACGGCCAACACCCCGTTGTATTTCAATGGCGGGAAATACACCCTTTACAAACAACAATTAACAAACAATAACACAAGATATACGACCCGTGTGACCCTGGAATCAGCCTTTGCAGAATCCATAAATCCAGTGTTCGGCAAATTAGGACAGCTGGCCCTGGGCCAAAATGTGCTCGACAATTTTGCCGAAAAATATGGTTTCAACCAAAGCCCGGATACCGATTTTAAATTTTCTGTCCCACATTTTTCAACAACAGACAGTGACTACCATATGGCGGAACTTGGGTGCGGGTTTAATCGGGACACCCTGATTTCACCGGTATTTGCAGTAACTATGGTATCGGCAATCGTGAACAAGGGCCAGTGCCTGGTACCCCGCTTAGTTGATCGAATAACCAATTCTGATGAAGACGAGATTTACAAAAGCACCAAAGAGATATATAAAACACCGATCAGCGCCAAAACAGCCGCCACCATGAAAAGGCTCATGAAAAAGACCGTATCAAGCGGAACAGCAAGAAAATTGTTCCGGGGCTATTCCCGGGACAACGTGTTATCACACCTTTTGATCGGTGGTAAAACCGGGTCCCTGTCAAACCGCACACATACAATCAAATACGACTGGTTCACAGGATTCGGCCAACATAAAACGACAAAAAAGACATTGATTGTGGCAGTCGTCGTGGGTCACGGTAAATACATCGGGACCCGGGCATGCACCCACGCAAAAAACATGCTGAGAACCTATTTCAGCACCCCTGAAACAAATAGAAGTTAA